Genomic DNA from Desulfuromonas versatilis:
TACGTTATTTGGCGGACTGCAAGTTAAGATAAATTAAACCCTTTGTCAAGGAAAAAATACAGTATACTGTATGCACTTAAAGATATCGGAACATCCCGAAATCAGGGGACATTAAGGAGAGAACACGGGCAGGAAACGGTCCGCAGGGGAGGGAGACGGGCGGACCACCGCGGACCTGCCGCTGGCGCAGTTGGGTGGGCAATTGAAGAACGCCCGCAGAAGACAGCTAAAACAGCTATCACTACGGGCGTTTCGGGTCAAGTAATTTTTCTGGAAAACCGGCCCGGCCCCGCACTAACGACCGCGTGCAGCGTCGATGCGGTTCATCCCGGCCAAAAGGAGCCCGAGGGCAATGAAGGCGCCGGGCGGCAGGATCATCAGCAAAAAGGGCTGATAGTGGGCGCCGAAAAGGGAGACCCCGAGAATTGACCCCGAACCGAACAGTTCGCGGACCGCCCCGAGGATAAACAGGGCCAGGGTGAACCCGAGCCCCATGCCCGCGCCGTCAACCACCGAGGGGAGCACGGAGTTTTTCGAAGCATAGGCCTCGGCGCGACCAAGAATGAGGCAGTTGACCACGATCAGAGGGATGAAAATGCCCAGCGCCTTGTACAGATCATAGACGTAAGCCTCCATGGAGAGTTGGACCACGGTCACGAACGAGGCGATGATCACTATGTAGGCGGGGATACGCACCTGGGCCGGGATCAGCTTGCGCAGCAGCGATACCACGATGTTGGAACACAGCAGCACAAAGGTGGTGGCCAGGCCCATCCCCAGGCCGTTTTCGGCGCTGGTGGTCACCGCGAGGGTGGGACACAATCCCAGAAGCAGCCGAAATACCGCATTCTCCCGCCAGATCCCCTTGCTGAATTCGCCGATCAGATTCATCCCCCAACTCCTTGCGCAACCACCTGTTCCCGGTGTTCCTGATAGAATTGCAGACCGGCGGCAACCGCCTTGACCACCGCACGCGGCGAAATCGTCGCGCCGGTGATCTGGTCGAACTGGCCACCGTCTTTTTTGACGCGCCAGTCGGCGTTTTCCAGGTTTTTCCCGGCAAACTGCTGCTTGAACCAGCCCTGGGCTATCTTGTCTCCCAGGCCGGGGGTTTCCGCGTGGGTCAGGATCTCGATCCCGACCACGCTGCCGTCGGGAAGAATCCCCACCATGATTTCGATGTTGCCGCTGTAGCCCTCCGGGGCGACCACCTTGAAGGCGATCCCGGCAAGCTCTTCGCCCTTGCGGCCACGGTAGAAGACCCGGGAGAGATCGCGCCCCTTCTTGTCTTTGCCGACCACCAGGCTGACGCTATCCTGGTCTGGACTGTTGTCGATTTCGGGCAGGACGGCCTGCAGCGCCTTGAGCGTTTCCTGGCGGCGCTGCTCGGCTATCGGCTCGCGGGTAACGGCTTCGACCAGCGAAAGGATCAACCCGGCACCGGCGGCAATCAGGGTCAGAGCAAGGGCCAGGCGTGCTATGTCTTTCATGCGCAGTCCTTATGCCTTTTCAGCAACATAGCCGAATTTCTTCGGCCGGGTGTAACGATCGATAAGCGGCGTTGCGGCGTTCATCAGCAGGATCGCGAAAGAAACACCCTCGGGATAGCCGCCGAACAGACGAATGAGCACCGTGATCACCCCGCAGCCGACTCCGAACACCACCATTCCGCGGGTGGTCACCGGGGATGAAACCATGTCCGTGGCCATATAGAAAGCACCAAGGACCAGACCTCCCGTCACCAGGTGAAAGAGCGGGCTGGGGTATTTGGCCGGATCGACCAGCCAGAAAACGCCGGAAAGCAGCACCACGGAGCCGACAAAGCTCAAAGGGATGTGCCAGGTAAGAATCTTTTTCCAGAACAGATAGGCCGCCCCCAGCAGCAGGGCCAGGGCCGAGACCTCGCCGAGGCACCCCGCCATGTTGCCGACAAAATAGTTGCCCAACCCCTGCTGCAGCGTTTCGGGCATCTTGCCGGTCAGCATGACCGCGGTTTTCCAATCTCCCAGAGGGGTGGCGCTGGTCACCGAGTCGAGCCCGGAACCCAGGGGGGCCGGTGCGGTCCAACTGGTCATCTGCACGGGAAAGGAGACCAGCAGCACCACCCTGGCCACCAGGGCCGGGTTGAAGGGGTTGTAGCCCAGCCCTCCGTAGACCTGCTTGCCGATGACGATGGCCACGGCGCTGCCCAGCAGGGCCAGCCACCAGGAACTGGCGGGAGGCAGATTGAGGGCGAGCAGGATCCCGGTAAGGGCGGCACTTCCATCACCGACGGTGACCGGGCGGCGCATCAGCTTCTGGGCAAGGGCCTCGAACCCGACACAGCCGGCAGTACACAGGACCAGCACCCACAGAGCCGGCAAACCGAAAAAGTAGACGGACACCGCACAGGCGGGAAGCAGGGCGTAGATCACCGCGCGCATCACCCGGTCGGTGGTTTCCCGGGCGCTTAGATGGGGCGAGGACGAGAGATAGAGCTGCCTTTCCACGGTTAGACCTTCCTCCTCTTGGCCAGAATAGCCCCCTTGGCGTAACGGATGGCCTGGACCAGCGGCAGGGTGGCGGGGCAGATGTAGGTGCAGCAGCCGCACTCGATGCAGTCCATGGCGCCGTATTCTTCGGCCTCGGAAATGAAATCCAGCCGGGCGTAGGCGGCGATGGTGGTGGGCATGATGCGCGCCGGGCAGGCCTGCACGCAGCGGCCGCAGCGGATGCAGGGCCCTTCGGAGCGCAGCGGCACGTCCCCGGCGCCGAACAGCAGCAGACCCGAGGTGCCGCGGGTGGCGGGAACCTCGAGGGACAACTGGGCGGACCCCATCATCGGGCCACCCATGATGATCTTGGCCGGCTCGCCTTTGACCCCACCACAGAACTGGACCAGGTGGGCCAGGGGGGTGCCGATGCGGATACGCAGGTTTTTCGGCTCGGCAACCAAGGGCCCACTGACGGTGCAGATGCGCTCGACCAGCGGCCGGCCATGCAGCACCGCGTCCGCCACGGCGGCGGCGGTTCCGACATTCTGCACCACCACGCCAACATCCATCGGCAGCCCCCCGGAGGGGACCTCGCGACCGGTGATGGCGAGAATCAGCTGTTTTTCCGCCCCCTGCGGGTACTTGACCTCGAGCGGCACGACCTCGATGCCGCGCCCGGTGCAGGCCTGGCTCATCAGGTCGATGGCATCGGGTTTGTTGGCCTCGATGCCGATATACACGCGGCTGACCCCGAGCACCTTGCGCAGGATGTCAACACCAGCCAGGACATCGTCCGGCTGCTCCAGCATCAGCCGGTGGTCGGCGGTCAGAAACGGCTCGCATTCCACCCCGTTGAGAATCAGGGTGTCGATCTTTTTGCCCTCGGGAGGGGAGAGCTTGACATGGGCCGGGAAAGTGGCACCGCCCATGCCGACGATCCCCGCCGCGCGGATTTTCTCGCGCAGCTGATCGGCGGAGAGCGCTTCGGGATCCCCGGGCTCGAGCCCTTCGACCCAGCGGTCTTCCCCGTCGGGGCGAATCACCACCGCCGGCAGGGCCTTACCCGATGGGTGAAGCCGCGGCTCGACCGCCACCACCTCGCCGGAACTCGGAGCGTGGACCGGCACCGACACAAACCCCTTGGCCTGGCCGATCACCTGGCCTTTTTTCACCAGATCCCCCTTCTGCACGCAGACCTCGGCGGGAGCGCCGATGTGCTGCGCCATGGGGACCACCAGTTCCTCGGGCAGGGGGCAGGTTTCGATCGGCTTGTGCTCCGACCACCGCTTGTTGTCCGGCGGATGAAGGCCGCCGGGAAATGTCTTTAGCTTCATCACTGAACTCTTGGTTTGGGCTTCAGGCAGCCGCCCCGGGGGCAACCCCGCAGGTTGGCGGAGCGAAACTGCTCCCCTCGGGATAGCCGTCCACGAAATCGCGGATGCATTTGGTCGGGCACTTCTCCACCGCCGGAGCGGCCAACTGGTGATGCTCGTAGGTGACCCGGGCCAGGAAATTTTCTATGACATAGGCCTCGGGGGCGGTCTTTTTGCAGATCTGGCAGGCGATGCAGCCGACCTGGCAGTACTTGCGCACCAGCGCCCCCTTGTCGGTGCTGTTGCACAGCACGTGCACGGTCGCATCGAGCGGGGTCATGCGGATGACCGAACGCGGGCAGGCCGCCACGCACTTGCGGCAACCGGTGCACTTCTCGCGGCTGATCACCGCTAGGCCCTCGGCGGTCATTTCGATGGCGCCAAAGGGGCAGACCCGGGCACAGGTCCCCAGTCCCAGACACCCCCCGGGGCAGGCCTTGGGCCCGTCGGCGATCTTCTGGGCGGCGTTGCAGTCATGCAGGCCGAGGTAACGGTACTTGGCCTGAGCCTTGGCGTTGTCACCCTGGCAGAGCACCACCGCCACCTGGGGGTCGGCGCTCACCGGAGCGATGCCCAGGATGTTGGCGATCTTTTCCGCTGCACCGGCGCCGCCCGGCGGACAGTCTGCCGGCCCGGCCTGGCCGGCAACCACCGCCTTGGCATAACCGCCACAGCCCGGATAGCCGCAGGCACCGCAGTTGGCGCCCGGCAGCACTTCGAGGACCGCCAACTCGCGCGGATCGATTTCGACGGCGAATTTCTTGGCGGCAAATCCGAGAGCGACCGCCGCCGACAGGCCGATGCCGCCCAGACTCATGATGGCTTCAAGCATA
This window encodes:
- a CDS encoding RnfABCDGE type electron transport complex subunit D, whose protein sequence is MERQLYLSSSPHLSARETTDRVMRAVIYALLPACAVSVYFFGLPALWVLVLCTAGCVGFEALAQKLMRRPVTVGDGSAALTGILLALNLPPASSWWLALLGSAVAIVIGKQVYGGLGYNPFNPALVARVVLLVSFPVQMTSWTAPAPLGSGLDSVTSATPLGDWKTAVMLTGKMPETLQQGLGNYFVGNMAGCLGEVSALALLLGAAYLFWKKILTWHIPLSFVGSVVLLSGVFWLVDPAKYPSPLFHLVTGGLVLGAFYMATDMVSSPVTTRGMVVFGVGCGVITVLIRLFGGYPEGVSFAILLMNAATPLIDRYTRPKKFGYVAEKA
- the rsxC gene encoding electron transport complex subunit RsxC, encoding MKLKTFPGGLHPPDNKRWSEHKPIETCPLPEELVVPMAQHIGAPAEVCVQKGDLVKKGQVIGQAKGFVSVPVHAPSSGEVVAVEPRLHPSGKALPAVVIRPDGEDRWVEGLEPGDPEALSADQLREKIRAAGIVGMGGATFPAHVKLSPPEGKKIDTLILNGVECEPFLTADHRLMLEQPDDVLAGVDILRKVLGVSRVYIGIEANKPDAIDLMSQACTGRGIEVVPLEVKYPQGAEKQLILAITGREVPSGGLPMDVGVVVQNVGTAAAVADAVLHGRPLVERICTVSGPLVAEPKNLRIRIGTPLAHLVQFCGGVKGEPAKIIMGGPMMGSAQLSLEVPATRGTSGLLLFGAGDVPLRSEGPCIRCGRCVQACPARIMPTTIAAYARLDFISEAEEYGAMDCIECGCCTYICPATLPLVQAIRYAKGAILAKRRKV
- the rsxE gene encoding electron transport complex subunit RsxE, which produces MNLIGEFSKGIWRENAVFRLLLGLCPTLAVTTSAENGLGMGLATTFVLLCSNIVVSLLRKLIPAQVRIPAYIVIIASFVTVVQLSMEAYVYDLYKALGIFIPLIVVNCLILGRAEAYASKNSVLPSVVDGAGMGLGFTLALFILGAVRELFGSGSILGVSLFGAHYQPFLLMILPPGAFIALGLLLAGMNRIDAARGR
- a CDS encoding RnfABCDGE type electron transport complex subunit G, whose amino-acid sequence is MKDIARLALALTLIAAGAGLILSLVEAVTREPIAEQRRQETLKALQAVLPEIDNSPDQDSVSLVVGKDKKGRDLSRVFYRGRKGEELAGIAFKVVAPEGYSGNIEIMVGILPDGSVVGIEILTHAETPGLGDKIAQGWFKQQFAGKNLENADWRVKKDGGQFDQITGATISPRAVVKAVAAGLQFYQEHREQVVAQGVGG
- a CDS encoding RnfABCDGE type electron transport complex subunit B; this translates as MLEAIMSLGGIGLSAAVALGFAAKKFAVEIDPRELAVLEVLPGANCGACGYPGCGGYAKAVVAGQAGPADCPPGGAGAAEKIANILGIAPVSADPQVAVVLCQGDNAKAQAKYRYLGLHDCNAAQKIADGPKACPGGCLGLGTCARVCPFGAIEMTAEGLAVISREKCTGCRKCVAACPRSVIRMTPLDATVHVLCNSTDKGALVRKYCQVGCIACQICKKTAPEAYVIENFLARVTYEHHQLAAPAVEKCPTKCIRDFVDGYPEGSSFAPPTCGVAPGAAA